GATCCGAAACACCGCTATCAAGGACGGCATCAAGGGACTCGAGCGCGATCTTGCAAAGACCAATGACAGCTCCCGTACCACAAAGAACACCCAGCTGCAGTCCCTCAAGACCTTCTTTAAGTCAGAGCTCGACAAATACCAGAGCATCGAGCGGGATTACCAGCAGCGCTATCGCGATCAGATTGCCCGTCAGTACCGTATCGTCAACCCCGATGCTTCCGAGCAAGAGGTTCAAGAAGCCGCCAGCGCCGACTGGGGCAACGAGGGTGTGTTCCAGACTGCTGTAAGTAATCCCCCCAGCGGCAACCAGCTACCTTCTCGGGCAGCATGGCTAATGAGAAACCCAGTTACGAACAAATCGTACCGGCCACGCCAGCTCCGTACTCGGTAATGTTCGCGCCCGTCACAGTGAACTTCAGCGCATTGAGCAGACTCTTTCCGAGCTTGCCATCCTCTACCAGGAGCTCGCCACCATTGTCGAGCAGCAAGAGCCGGTTATCCAGGCCGCTGAAACCAATGCGATCAACACCGTCGATCACATGGAGAAGGGCAACGAGCAAGTCGAGGTGGCTAAGAAGCACGCCGCCAACCGCCGCAAGCTCAAGTGGTGGTGTGCCCTCGTCGTCCtgctcatcgtcatcgctaTTGCTGTGGGCGTCGGTGTCGGTGTTTCTGtggccaacaacaacaagtAGACGACTGGCTGATCATCTCAGACTCCATTGCCGCTGttatgatgttgatgctCTGCTTGTTTTTGTTCCTCGTTTTCCCTTCATAGATATCTCGACGACGCATTTAAGTTCCCATTCTTCCGTTTTTACCCGCAAGACCAGAGGATACGACACGTCTTTAATCCGTATACCGCCTCCTGTATTTAatcattcttcttccctttAGCGCTGAAGCGCTAGGGACCTTGTTGTTGGGGCCAGGGAGGAGAGGATGGAGCTCACCTCATAAACCTGACTATTATTAATGAGAAATCCGGATTCATGTGAGCTTTTATTCTCAGATGGTATTTTTGCTTTGTTTTTGTCTGCTGGCGTTTCATCccttttgcttctcttgtACGATTACTGGTCCGTCTCCAATTACGAGAGGAGAGGCAGACAGATGAGGAGTATCGCCATTATTGTATGTATGTACGTTGGAACACAATCCAGAAAACGTCCTGGAGTGCTTGAGGCTATTGGAGTAGAGATTCCATGGTATTAATGTCATGCCTTCTTAGGCTTGTTCAATCATATCGGTCTACATAGTGATTTTGAGTACCAGGTTCACAAAGTAAGTCATCGGACAGGGCTTGACGAAAGAAATACGACTcattttcttcctccaaTGCACCAACGATGTCCAAGCCTGCTGAGTACCTGCCCTGCGTCCATCCTCGAAAATTCCCGATATGCTTAAGAAAAACACAAGAGAAGCACTTATTATATACAGGTACAGTTGGGTTCAGTTGTGTGCATTATAGTTCCCAACTGCAGAGCATTGGACCTCACTTGCTGGTGAGGAAGCAGCTGGGTAAGCTCCCTCGGTGGACAGAGTGTGGTTATGTCCCGCATCCCATCCTAAATCAACGCCATCCTTTTTCTCGTCTGCTCCTAATTCGTACACTTTACACGCCTTGGCCAGTCATTGATTGGTGTTTATTTCTCGTACAACATTTATTGGGGACCCATACGAAGGCCACCGGGTCCAGCGCCACCTGCCAACTTGGCTGCCAACTTTGGGTACTTCTCTGTGACTTGAACTTGTGTTCTGGTTGCCTCAGCATATGACAAGGCGTTGACAATCTCACCCTCGGTTCGAGCGAGCTCGGCCGCGCGCTCGAAATACTTAAGTGCAGCAGGAACGTTGTTCTGTTGAAGGAGGAGCTGAGCCATGGTAGCGACGGCGATATCGCACTCCGGGTCGACTAGGTTATTGTTAGGATAATATTTGGCTGCATTGTGTAGGAGAATACTTACTAATAAGGGCCTTCTGGCAAAGAGCCTCGGCTTCCTTAAAGTCTTGCTTCCACTGGAACAGGGCCAGAGCTTTGTTAATCAAGGGCAGGACGTTCATTGACATGGGCTTGGTCTGCTTTTCCATCTCCATGGCTGTGTCGAACTTCTCGACAGCTTCAGAGAAGTTGCCCTGGTCGAGGAGCAATTCTCCATAGTAGTTGTAGACATCAGGTACCTTAGGGAAGTTCTTAATGCATCGTCGGAAAGTAGCCATGGACGAAGCGATTGAGCCCATCTTGTACTGGGTGACACCAAGTTGGATATGGGAGAAGATAAAGTCCTTGTCAAGGTCGATCGACTTCTGGTAATCCTTCTGGGCATCGGCGAGGTCTCCTTTAATGAAATGGGCCTGAGCGCGGTGGTAGTAGACATCAGGGTCGTTCTTATCCTGCTCGAGAGCCTTGGCAAACTCAGCCTCGGCCTTGTCAGGCTCACCCAGCTCCAGGCTGATGCTGGCACGCTTGATATAGCTCTGTGTCATAGAGGGGTCGAGCTCGATGCTCTTGTCGAAATCCTGTGTTGCTTCGGCATGATTGCCTAGCAAGGTCCGGAATGTTCCCCTCATGTTATAAGCAAGCGCTTCGTGCTCACCCAGATCGCCGAGCTCTAGAGCCTTCTCGAAAGCCTGGCGAGCCTCTTCATAGCCATCGccagtcttcttctctaaagCTTGGAGCCCAATCTGCACTTGCCCCTTACCAGTATCAGGGTCCAATTCTTCCGAGTCCTCAAGGCCTTCGGGGCGAGGCTTAGGGCGGAAGCTTTGAAGGTAGTTGCCGACAAAGATGGGGCTGGGCAGCTTAGGTGGTCGGgaagccatcatctccttaGCCTTTTGCTCAGCGAAAGTCTTGAGAAGTCTCTCGACAGCCTGGGCCGTAGACTCGCTCTTGAAGTTGTCAATGATACATGAGGCAGTGAAATCGAGGAGGGCCTCGGAGTACTTCTTCTGGTGCTCGTAGGCAGTAGCACGGCGGTTGATGGCCTTTACGTACTCAGGATCCATGTTGATAGCGGCAGTGGTGTCCTCGATAACCTGGTCCCATTCGCTCATAGCGCTGTGGCAGGCTGCCCGGTTGGAGTAGAAGACAGGGTCGGCCTTGCAGAGAATGGCTTTAGAGTAGAGGTCGATAGCCTTGTTGTATGACTTATCGCCGTAGGCCTTGTTACCAGCCTGTTTCAGCTTGGCGGCATACTCTTCACGCTGTTCTTGGGTGAGGCCAGAGACAGTTTCTTCATCGACCTCGGGCAGCTCGGGCTCGCTCTCGGCAGAAGCAGGCTTGGGTTGAGAGGGGCCACTTGAGGGCGCTTCTTTATCAGCTTTGCGGTCGGCTTCTTTTCGCtttctcctctccttcttgctCAACTTTGGTGTTGTGTCTTTGCCGCTCTGCAGTTTCGAATTGGAAGTTAGTCAAGGTTTGTTCATTATTAGTGCTGTGATATCCGATACAGAGCCGCAAGCTGCCCGCAAAAATATCCGACATCATCAAAATGGAGACGGTGGCAATGGCACATACGTTATCATTGAGGTAGTAAATAACACCGGCACCTGTCACAGCAATACCAACACCTGCAATGGTGTAGACGACAGTCTTGTTCTCAGAGGCCCAATGTGTTAACCGCTCCCAGAGGCCAGAGGAAGAGTCGACAGGTACGTAGGTTGGCTGGCCTGGAGCCATTGACGGAATTGGACCCGACATTGTGAAGTCTGTGGGTTATTGAAGGGGATCGGCGTAGCAGGGGGCGAGAATGGAAGTGAAGCCGTCGATGCGGGATTGAAGGGAGTCGGGAAGCCGATGATGTATGGGCGCAGACCGGAGCAGTATCACAGAACCAGATCACAGTTGGTAGCTTCGGCGGGCTGGGCACGCGCAGAAAAAGCTGACGGCTCTGTTTGAAATTTGGCGCGAACAGTGGAGGTTCGCGGGCCGGGTCCACTGAAAGTTTTTCCGATCAGCACCAACTTTAGTGAATTTGGATATGGATGCCCAGACCTGAGTGAGGTTTGACAGTGACGCTATGTGTTTGGTGACGTCCTTCTGGACTTATGCCTGAGGCACTCAGACGGCGGGCTGGTCTCAACAGACAAGTAGGTACTATAGCTATAGACTCAGCTGGGCACTTCTTAGCTTATCTTTCTTTGGCGTGAACTACAAACTACCTGAGTACTTAGGTAACTTGAGATTCATGGTATAGAAGTCGGACGTGGTTTATAATCCCTGGCGGTCAACAGACTGACCCAATCGTTCTGTTCTCCCCACGATCCCTGTCCTGATTTTGATGGTTGGCGGTCTGCCGATTCCTCCGAATTATGAGGTGACATGTTGCGGGGATTCTTTCATGATTCGGCACTCTCCTACATGAGATCGATCTAGAAAGTCCTTTCACGATAGAAAATATGGAGGAGAAGTGTACACATGCATGCTTAGGCATGAATACATAATGCTTGGCTCTTGAATACAAGTCTTGTCAAAACAGTCCCTTGCCAAAATTTGGTATATGCAGCATCCATATCATGATTGGCTCTGGTACATTGACAAAGCCTTGTACCCAATTCCCCAGCTCAGAGAGCGGCTTCTGCATCTAAAGGCAATCATTTCGACATCTCATCCATGGAGATgggaagatgttgatagTCACCAGAAACCTCACTTGCTCTGGTGTGCTATTTTAGTTCAATACGAATTCCATATTACTAATTCTGCCCTACTTCTTCACCTCTAGGTTTAATGTTACAACTTCAGCCATGCAACTCAGGACAACTTCCTTTCAAAACTTGAGTGTCATATCCAACTAACTCCAAAACATGCACTGAGAAAAATGTCTGACGACTTCTCCATTTTCACCTCTATGAGGTACGACGCTAAACTTGCACAGCTAAAAAGTCGGGGATGTGGTGGTGAGGGCTGGAACTTTGAGAACAACTCTCCTCTGTACATGCTTGACTTTCACCGCGATCGGCTCTTCAAGGCAGCGACACATTGGGGGTGGCAGTCCGCAGCAGATCAACTATCCGGTGACGATGGACTGTCATATCTGGCTCAACTCATTGCAAACTGTGTAGGACCATCTCATCCAACACCTTTGAAACTTAGAATAGTCGTGTCTCGTCAAGGCGACATCAGAATCGAGCACTCCAGCACACCCGAGGTTCCCATACAGAACCTCTTACCAGCTCGGCTTCCAGACCCTTTTCGTCCTTCGCTGGAAAGCGAACCACAGAAGGGTTCTGCCTATACTGTTCTCTTGGATCAGGTTTCAACGACGAGGTCCGAGTATACTCATTTTAAAACTACAAAGAGGGCCATGTACGACGCAGCCCGACAGCGTGCTGGCATTAGTTATGCAGATCCCGTAGAGGTCTTGGTCGTAAACCAAGACGACGGTTCTGTGATGGAAGGGACGTTTACTACGCCTTATTTCTGGAGGGCCGGCCATTGGGTTACACCACCCGTTGCAGCCCAGTTCAGCTGGGAGGAAGGGAATGGCGGCCAAGATGGAACCTCGAGACGTTGGGCATTAGAACGGTATGACTCCCTGTCAGTCAATGACCAATAAGGGTCTCAATGCTGATTTACGACCAGAGGACTCGCCTCTGAGCAAGTTATCGACTCCAAATCTTTGATCCACGGCGAAGAATGTTGGATTAGCAACGGTGTCAGAGGATTCATTCCGGCAACTATTCGGCTCCTTTGATTAGAGAGGGTCGGGTCAACATCACGGGATCCCCGTTGATAGCCACCATGGCAGCACGGCTTCGTATACGCTCATCCGGTGGCAAGTTGGGTATGGATACAGTTTTGACCGTTAGTTGTCAACATTGTGTTGCAATGCTACTTAAGCCGCAGACAGTTGGGGCAAGCTATCATTGGTGTACCTTTGCATTTTATGCACTCCAGATATGTCTtgttgatcttcaagatttACAGCTCTTTGTGGTCAACTCTGAATGATAACTAAACCAAGCGTGTTGCATACTACGGAAGCATCAAGCATATACTCGACCTTTATTTCATCAATATTATCATCTTCTCTCACAAATGGGGCCACTATCATTTTTGTTTGACCTATCGGTGGCCTCGAGTTCTTCTATTTGCATGCACTGCTGGTGTAGATTATATGCCGTTTTCACCTGACTGGGGGAATTTATGGAGTGTGGAAGGATAACAGGACAACGCAGCTAGCTGTCGGTTCCTGAAACAGGCAAGAAATTCCGATTCTCCTGCGACCAATATTGGCCATTGCACTTCATCTAGACTTGTTGTATTATTACCAACAGAGGGCTGGTTATGTCCATATGTTGTGGCACAAAAAGGTTGGGGAAAACGGTACAGGTTGAGTGGCACCAAACACGAGTAAGGTTAACTACATTAGGTGGTAATGAGATTACTGCTATTCTTTCTTTCAATCAAGATGCTACTATTAAGTTATATTCGTCCGGTTTGGGGCAACCTGATTGCTTATTGTTCTATGTAAGGTAGAGTAGTTTAGCTGTTGAACCTCTTAAAAAGCCAGACATAAAGCATAATTGTGGTATAGGGTAGCTCAAAGTTAAAGTGAAACTTGAGGAAAACACGTCGTGCAGGGAAAGTTTTAACAACCTATACATTCACCTACCCCTCCACGCAGCCAAGGGAAACGACGCCAGAGTAACGGATATAACTTATCTTCGACTGAGGTATCAATATAATCTGAAGTTACAGCAATAGAGACGTTTATGCTGAGCACGGTTGACCTTTGCTGCATCAGTTGTCGTTTTGGGATACACAAAGTACAGGTCACTTGGCGATACTGAATAAATGCACAGGTGAGACAACCTCAAAGTTTCCAATCGCGAAATCGCAGATAAAATGTCGAGGCGGTTATTTGGGGGGTCTTTCGACTCGATCTCGCCACTTGGGAAGCAATCGATTCTCATATAAATGTGTTGCCCAAGCTCTTGTTTCAACGCTAATAAGGGAACCAGGTCATACTATTACAGCTGAAACAAGGCAATCTGCTGTAACATCACTATCTATCAGCTACATATACCAGAACACTATTGAGCGCGACTAGCAATGGCCTCCGGAACTCAAGAGTCAGCTATTGCTGAAGGCCGCCAACTATACGGCGCCAAGCAATACAAACCCGCTCTCAAGCAATTCACCAAAGTACGAGGCCAATAGTGCACAGCCTGCCTGCCCAGTTACTGACTATTCACACCAAGGCAATGCAACTCTGCGTTTGTACTCGACAAGAGAAACGGCCACGATGTAGCTGCAAAAACTTCGAAAAGGTTGCTTCTGAGGGCGGTTCCATCTTCTACGAGGCCATGTATACCTGTGCCTGCACAGTGCGCAAGACATTTAGCAAATGCGATAATAAGCTACACGTACAAGCCCTTGACTACCGTGCCGCAACAtttgaagagatgaaggagcttgagagAGCTCAAAAGGACGCCGAATGGATACTAGAACTTGCACCACGGCTTCCAGATGTTTGAACCTCCCCACCAAACACATTTCAGCAATATACTTACTTGTTCAGGGGTATTTACGACTAGGCAAAATATCGCGCCTCCAAAAGAAATATGAATTCGCGTGGAAAGTATACACTGCTGGCATCGAAGTGGGAAATAAACACCGCCTTGCTGAATTGCCCAAGTTTCAGGTACGGAGCTGTTTGTTTAATGCGACTGTGAATGAATTTATTTACTGACGTGATGGTAGAAACTCCGAGCCGCAAGACAACCATTGCACATACGATTCTATCGCCAAGACCCTTTGAGAAACCCGCAGGAGATTGTTCAGCGTATCTTCCACTACCTCGATTTCGGGTCTCTCGTCCGATGTACTGGTGTCTCCAAGGAATGGAGGCAGTACCTTACTAGTCATGGCAATGAACGACTGTGGCGTACCTTGTTCTTCAGAGAGAAACTTGCCCATGACCGGCCACCTGGCGTGAAGTCACTCAAAAAATTGATTTCCTTCTCCGGAAATGACGTCCGCCAGATCATCGTCGAGGACATATCTCGCTTCAGACTCACTCAGCACAAATTAGTTGCCCTATTACAAGGGTCAAAGAATCTTGAACATCTTGAATTGAGGGGTTCTACCGAAGAAGACCTAACGATACCGGAAGCAAAGGGTATACTTAAGAAGCTGAACCATATCATTCTGCAAGACATAATCATCATGAAGCCCCACATCATGGTATCACTCTTACAACATGCCCATGAGAGCTTGCAAACTCTGCACATCGACGGCTTACCCCAAATTGACTCATCAAGCCAGGCCATCTTTCCACACTTACCCAACCTTCAGTACATGCGGCTTGAAGAGCCTCGACGGCCAAGTCTTTTCAGACTGCGTACAGTGAGTGATTCTATCCTCTGAAAAATTGAGCGCCTAACTGACTGAGTGTAGTGGCATCTGGCGTCAAAGACGCCACGCATGCAGCAACTATATCTGAAAGACGTTCAACTTTCTGGGGAACTTCCTGCAGATGCTAAACTAGATGAATTTTGGCCAGAACTCAAAGCAGTTACAGTACATGGACCCAACGATTCTGACCAGAACACTGCGCAAACAATCCAGCAACTAACTTCGCTACGTGGAGGCCGCACGCTGCAATACATTGATTTTGATTTTCGATGGAGACCTGATGATGACGGGCCCCTTGGCTTGATCATGTTGTCCGAGATACTGAATCGAGAGCCCGAGATGTTGGCCACCGATGGGTATGATAAGAACTGTCAGTATTCAGATCTCCGCTCATTACGTCTCCGGCGAGCAATGGTGCCGCCATTAAAACTCCAAAAAGTGCTTCGTGATACCCTCACTTCGCATAAGCTCCACACTCTCGATCTTGCCTTTCCCCTCGATCCTCAAGGTGTTCTCGAAGGATCTGGCAGTACCAAACACATTCAAGATCATGCCTGGCTGCGCGGAGAGCCGGCTATCAGGTCTATCGGACTTTCAGAATTCAGATTCCGCTCATACCCCAAGACCATCGACGAGATGTATTTGCCGAGTTTTTTAGCCAGCTTCCCTAACCTTGAGATTCTTGAAATCAACTCGTCGCATTATGAGGCTCGCGAGTTGTGCATTATGATCGAAGCGATACTCAAGGTTACCCACATACAACGGATTTACCAGAGAACAATTCATGGGGAATGGGGAGACAAGCTTCGTAAAGTGACGGGTATGCACGGAGTAGAGCTTATTTGGGGTGACAGGCCAAGGGAATGGCCGCTGAAGATAGATGATTAGTCCCACTCGCCCCCATTAAGGCATTGTATTCAGAATATAACTTTGTCTTTGCCATATGAGATACACTCGCGGGTTTCAGGTGGAGGTGAATCACCTCGCATCGCAGGCTTGCGATTCATGGCTGTCGGCCCCTCAAGACCCCAGTATTGCACATAACACAAGACAAATTATGTGAcatgatatcaatcaattTCTCTTCCGAATGCGTTATATCGAGCATATCGTTTCCTCTTTCGATATCAGCCCAAGGATTTCTGTGCGGACGTTTCATACCCCGATCTAAGAACAACAATCCCAACGCCTGCCCTACAAATATGCATTCTGAAGACAGCAATGATAGCTAGAATATCTCAACCAGCGATATTTGTAGTTCAAGCTCTGCCAACCTTGAATGACAAAACCTGCGTGTGCTCCGTTAGTATGAAGTCTGTAAAAATGGAGGATCATGACATACATCATTCTTGCCCACAGCGACAAAATCGTCTTCAGATACTCGAATATTTCCAGCCCCCTCGACAAAGGCGATAGGTGCATCTCCCATCACTTTGCGCGCTACATCACCAACCGTGCTGCCTTTCTTGACAAGAACACAATCGCGGAAAACAAACTTGGAGTCTGATGCACCAGAACTGAAGGTGGAAGTATTCCGGACGGGGAAAACGGGCACGAGACCAAGGAGCTCAGCGGCCTTCGAAAGGACTTGAACGACACCGGTAGATCCAAAGCGGTAAAGTACCATGTCCTTGAGATTCTCGATTCGATTACGATTTTTCTCATCGAGATCTTTGAGGCCACCACCAGTCGGGTCGCCTTGCTCTATAAGATCCTCCTTGGTGTCAATAAATTCGCTGCCTTCGACATACTTGATGTAGCCCTGTTTAGCCATCTTTCGCAAGAAAATTTCTGAGATGGCTGAACATAACACGATGGTATTAGGGTCTTGCTGCTTGGCGATTTTGGAGATGTTTTTATCAGCGTCTGGGTGATCGATTTTGTTGAGTGCGATGACCGTAGGAaacttctcatcaatgaaGGCATTGACGACCAGCTCTACGGTCTCATTGGACCAATCCTCCAGGGGCTCCTTGATACCGCAGCGATCAAGAGCACGGTTCACAATAGTCGATGTTGCACCGTAACCGGAGAACTGTGCTTGCAGTGTTTCTGTAGCAGTTGCCTTAATAGCCTGGTGCCTTCGTCGAATAGATCCCCATCGTTGCATGAGATTGCCCAGAACCCAAGCAACGATTTCGCTTCGTAGCCAAGCAATGTCCACGGAAGGATCATACCCTCTTGTCTCCTTTCCTTCAGCATCGACAGTACCCGAAGCATCGACAACATGAATTAGAGCATCAGCATGTCGTAAGTCATCGAGAAACTTGTTCCCCAAGCCCCGGCCCTCGTGAGCACCGGGGACGAGACCAGcgacgtcaagaagctcaataGGTACAGAACGACGGCCCTCAACGCAAGCTCCATAATTGGGTTTGCATCTGTCTGATACGTTATACCGGGCACAAGCACACTCGATCTGAAGATAGCCGATTGCTCGCTGGGGATCAATTGTGGTGAACCTAGAGAGGTCAGCTCTCGCAACAACCACGAGCTTTCAGGGTCACAGGCTCCGAGATGCAGAGCAACAAAAACATGTAGTATGAGACAAGGGCGAAGCATACGGGAAATTGCCTATTTCATTTCCGATCAGCGCCAAGTTCCAAGAGCTTTGGCCAGGGTCTTTCTACCAACCAACTTTAGACGTAGCATCAGTCAAGCTGTTGAGCGTAGAGCTCTTACCAGCCGAGGGCTTTCCCACGAGGCCGATGAGGGGATCGCGAGGCATAACGAAGAAGCGTTTTGCTCAGTCCAAGGATTTGATAGAGGCTCGACTGAGGGCAAAGTCGCTAGATTCAGCCCTAATATACAAGACCAGGGTTTGCTTTCGTGGTCGGAGTCCAAGACAATATCTACAGATGTGGAACTTGTCTCTGACAAAATAATGGCAGAACACTGATGTACTGATTGATCCTTATTTATGTTCTCAAAAGGGCGGAAAGACTCTACCGTCGATATGATACGAAGGAAATGAGCGTACGTGACTCCAGTTTCATCGTATGAAGGCTGCTCGGCGCAAAATTAGTTCTCGGCCAAAAGAGGCTGAAGTGGGTCAAGTTTCTGTGGTCGGTGGTAATAGCCCGGGTATGTCTGAACCTTTCCATTTGTCTAACGCTTGTGGCAAGCGTAGTAACCGACATTCTCTTGTTCAAACAGCCTTTTCCAACCTAAACTTATCCCGGGCTCACCTTTTCGGACCATGTCTTCAAAATCAACCTTATCAATCGACATTTTCCCCACCTGGGCACGCTTGAATGATGTGGAATTTACCAACGCCAAATTGCAAGAGACGAATGGAAAGGGAATTGGCTTAGTGGCCACCAACAACTTGACAGCAAGTGTAGAAACACAGGGACTTGAAGGAGCGGAGGACAAACCAGAGAGAGAGGGCCAAGTTTGCAATTCAGATGGGGAAAAGGGCGAAAGAGCTAGGGTAGAGACTCATGGTCATGCCAACAACCACCTAAGAAAGATACTACAGGTTCCCCATGATTTGATCCTTTCAACCGCTTCCATCGAAGAGTATTCCAAGGTCGACCAAAACTTTCGTCAACTTCTGGACTCTGCAGGGCATCAGGTATGTCACTAGACTAGAAGACATCTGTTCTCTGATACAACAATAGCCATAGGCCGTCTGGGAGCGTGCACTAACAACTGCTAACTGTtcctcatcaaagtcgaccCGAGCAGATATTATGATGTATCTCTTGGCACATCTAGTTCTCTCCAGCCGAGATACTTCAAGCCCGAGAGACCTTGCGCCAACACCATGGACAGAGTACCTGAAGTTTCTGCCTCGTGATATCCCGGTCCCAACAATGTGGTCGGAACTTGAGCGAGCTCTGCTCCAGGGCACTTCGCTAGAGGTAAGTGTTCCCACAAACACGCGAGCATAACCAGACCCGAGGGTTGCGGAGCCGCAGGCTCTTCGCTGGAAGAGATTTCCCCGCAACGGAACAAAGGGATTCTAACTGCACTGTAGGCTGCACTGGACGCTAAGCTATCAGCTCTGAACAAGGAGTTTGATGAACTCATCGAAAGATCGTCAGCTCTTCCGTTTTGGAACTCGTTCTTTTGGGAAAGAGAAGCGGTGACTATTGATGATTGGGTATTAGTTGACGCGTGGTACAGATCTCGGTGTCTGGAACTACCAAGATCTGGGCACGCCATGGTTCCTGTCCTTGACATGGCCAACCACTCGCACTCCCAAACCGCTTACtatgacgaagacgatgaagacaACGTTGTCTTACTTTCTCGGCCTGGTATGGAAATCTCCATTGGAGACGAAGTGACTATATCCTACGGAGAAAAGTCACCCGCAGAAATGATTTTCAGCTATGGGTTTATTGACCGCGAGTCTACTGTAGAGGGACTGACTCTACCTCTGGAGTCTTTGGCCGATGATCCATTAGGAAAAGCAAAACTCCACATTTTTCGAGGGTCACCAACTCTTAAGCTATCTCGATCAGACGGGGAAATAAGCTGGCAATGTCCTTTCGTTTACTTGATGTGTCTGAATGAGGAGGATGGTCTGGAGTTCAGGGTCCTTCAAGGAACAAATGGAGAGCGGGAGCTAAGGCTTTTCtggcaggaagaagatgccacGGCTCGAGCGAATGATTTTGGagatctcatcaagaaccaCCCCCTCTGTCAAATCTTTAGGCTTCGAGCTGTTTCGGTCTTGCATGAAGTCGTAACCAACCATCTCATGCAGCTCTCTTCCGAGATTTCCCATGATGAACTTGAGCCATTGCGCCGGGCCGGACAGGTCAGAGATGGCCGCCTCCAACTGGCTCAAAAGCTTAGAGAAATAGAAGCCAGTGTGCTTGAGAGCGCTGCCATAGCTTTGGATGAACAGGTATGTACTACAATATTTC
This DNA window, taken from Fusarium oxysporum f. sp. lycopersici 4287 chromosome 7, whole genome shotgun sequence, encodes the following:
- a CDS encoding mitochondrial import receptor subunit tom-70 gives rise to the protein MSGPIPSMAPGQPTYVPVDSSSGLWERLTHWASENKTVVYTIAGVGIAVTGAGVIYYLNDNSGKDTTPKLSKKERRKRKEADRKADKEAPSSGPSQPKPASAESEPELPEVDEETVSGLTQEQREEYAAKLKQAGNKAYGDKSYNKAIDLYSKAILCKADPVFYSNRAACHSAMSEWDQVIEDTTAAINMDPEYVKAINRRATAYEHQKKYSEALLDFTASCIIDNFKSESTAQAVERLLKTFAEQKAKEMMASRPPKLPSPIFVGNYLQSFRPKPRPEGLEDSEELDPDTGKGQVQIGLQALEKKTGDGYEEARQAFEKALELGDLGEHEALAYNMRGTFRTLLGNHAEATQDFDKSIELDPSMTQSYIKRASISLELGEPDKAEAEFAKALEQDKNDPDVYYHRAQAHFIKGDLADAQKDYQKSIDLDKDFIFSHIQLGVTQYKMGSIASSMATFRRCIKNFPKVPDVYNYYGELLLDQGNFSEAVEKFDTAMEMEKQTKPMSMNVLPLINKALALFQWKQDFKEAEALCQKALIIDPECDIAVATMAQLLLQQNNVPAALKYFERAAELARTEGEIVNALSYAEATRTQVQVTEKYPKLAAKLAGGAGPGGLRMGPQ
- a CDS encoding GTPase, which gives rise to MPRDPLIGLVGKPSAGKSSTLNSLTDATSKVGNFPFTTIDPQRAIGYLQIECACARYNVSDRCKPNYGACVEGRRSVPIELLDVAGLVPGAHEGRGLGNKFLDDLRHADALIHVVDASGTVDAEGKETRGYDPSVDIAWLRSEIVAWVLGNLMQRWGSIRRRHQAIKATATETLQAQFSGYGATSTIVNRALDRCGIKEPLEDWSNETVELVVNAFIDEKFPTVIALNKIDHPDADKNISKIAKQQDPNTIVLCSAISEIFLRKMAKQGYIKYVEGSEFIDTKEDLIEQGDPTGGGLKDLDEKNRNRIENLKDMVLYRFGSTGVVQVLSKAAELLGLVPVFPVRNTSTFSSGASDSKFVFRDCVLVKKGSTVGDVARKVMGDAPIAFVEGAGNIRVSEDDFVAVGKNDVLSFKVGRA